Part of the Phycisphaerae bacterium genome is shown below.
CCCTTCAACGACGAGGGAACGTGCAGCGGCAGGGTGCCGCCGAGATCGGTCAAGCCGGCGTCGAAGCGACCCCATCCGAACTGGCGATCTTCGCCGCCGTCGCAGAGCACTCCGTCGACCACAAACATGATGATCTTCGGTCCGCCTTCGACGATGGCAACAATGTGGTGCAATCGGTCGGCCTTGATAACCCGCGTATCAGTATCCCAAACGCTCCGCAACTCCTTTCCGTCGCTGAGTTCAAGACCGATGGTTCCCGTTTTCGTGACGAGCAGCCTGAGGCCGGATCCTTCCTCGTTCTGCCCGCTCAGGATGACCTGGTCGAATTCCAGCTCGTTGAATCGAATCCACATATCGATGGTGAAGCCTTCACCCTCGACAAGATTCGGCAACTGGACGCGTCCCGCATCGCTCCCGGGCATGACAGGGGCTTGTTCGAGAACCAGTCCTCGCCTGGTCACCTCAGCCGCCCGACCCTGATCCCAGAGCCCTTCAAACAACGAAGGATCGACCTCGTGAACGCGGGCGATCTCCTTTTGCGTCTCGGTGACCCAGCAACGGCCATCCTGTTCGATCAGATCGGGATAGCTCATGCGTATCTTAGGGTCGGGGTCCCACAAGAGGATTTCCGGCTGGCTCCAGTAGATGCGTCCGTCCTTCTCAACTCCGCCGGTCACCCAGGCCGGGTTGCGGTCGTTGAAATCCTTGCCGCTGTGGTTGTGGTACCAGAGGAGGTACTTGCCGTTCTTGGCTTGCCATAGACGCGGGCAGGCTCGCGGGTTCTTGATCCGCCGGCCGCCGGGCGTGTAAACGGCATGCTCAGGCCGCGTCCATGTCTTGCCGCCATCGCGGCTGTAGACATGACAAGGATAACCGGTCGTCGTGCGGTAGATGCAGTACAGGCTGCCGTCTGACAGGCCGACCAGGTTGTGCTCCTCCTGCACCGAGCCGAATTCGGGAGCCCTGATGCCGTGCTCGCCCTCGGGCAGCATCTGCCATTCGATCTTCTCGACGTCCGGCTCGGTCAGGATATTGTCCGAGCGAAAGAACCAACCCTCGCCCTCATCGAGCATGTAGCGGCCAAGTTTGGTGAAGCCAAAGAACACGCTCGGACCGACGACCACCGGCTTGCCGATGCCCCACATGATCTGCACCTTGCCCTGCCAGTCGTTGGTCCGGTCGCAGGCCGTCACGCGAACGGGCAGCCGATAGCGTTTGTCTGACCATGTCCGCCCGTTGTCATCGGAGTACTTGTAGACGTACCAGCCGAGCATGTCGGCTCGAATGCCTCTCTTGTCGCCGAGAGTGTCGATACGGTCGCCGTTGTACGCATAGAACGCGTACACTCGCCCCGACGGCGTCACCAGCGGCATCACCCAGGAGGCCTCGGGCCCGTCGGCCGGCTCGATGTCGATCGGCGGGTCGCTCCAGGTCTTGCCCTTGTCGGTGCTGATCGATGCTACTACGTGTTGGCCGAGCTGCCCCTCAATCCCCTTGCCGGTCGTGAACGTGCACAGCCAGTTGCCGTCCTTGGTAATGACCATATATGGCTGGTCGCAGTAACCTTCGTCTGGGATGACCGAGCCGTTGCGGATGTTGCGTGGGTCGGCCGTGCCAAAGGCCATGCAGGCGGCCATGATGCTCGTGCCAATACAGTCGATCGTATACCGCAGTCTGGTCATAACGCGCGAACCTCCTGAATGAATGCATGGTATCAGCCGCGCGACCGGCCGTCCCCCGTCACGTACGCGCGGCAGCGGGCTTCGTGCGCCCACTCTGACTTCAATCCGGCCTTGTGGCCGCCGCTCGCAGAGCCCGGCGTAACGCATGCCCGGCCTCGGGGTCGGTGACCAGCGATCGATGATCGAACTCGCTGCCGGTAAGCCATTTCGGAAACTCGCGCGGCTGCTGGGGATGGCGACTCGTGTCACGCGCAAACTGCCCGAACACCTTGCCCCAGGGTTTGAGCTTCAGATCTTCGGTCCACAGGCCGCTCCAGCGCGTGATGTCCCTAGAGCCCGGCGTGTCGGCAAATGCCCAGTTGAGCCAACCGCACGCGCGTCCACGGCTGACGTCAAGAAGCGTCTGGCACCACTCGACTTGGTGTTCCGCCGGCTTGGGCGGAAGGTTCCAGCCCTGATGCGCCTCGGAATTGCCGCCGTACCAGTTGAATTCGCCGATCACCAGCGGCTTGCCCACGCTGCACTGGTACAGCACCGCTTCCAGGTAGACGCGGTTGACGGCCAGACCTTCGGGCGAGTCGCAGGGGCGCGGTTGATCAAGCGGATAGAAATGGACGGTGGTGAAATCGACATACTGAGCATTCGATCGGGGATTGAAGCCTGCATAATGCCTGACATCGCCGATCATAATCGGCGCTACCCATTGGATATGCCCCACGGTGATGAGATGGTTCTGGTCCACGGAGCGAATCGCGGCGGCCATGCGGCGGGCCCATTCATCGCCAACGAATTCGCGAAATCGCTGAAAATCGTACAACCGCCCATCGTTGCGAGCCGCCCGGGGAGGGGGGACGGGAATCTCACCCAGCGTTCCTACCAGCTCCGCCGGGCGGTTCCATGCGGTAGCAATCCTGTCAACCGCACCGTACTCCCGCCGAAGCCAATCGTTCCACTGGGCCTTCATCGCGGGAGAGTCCCAGCCGATCATCGGCTCGTTGTAAAGGTCGTATGCCCACAACACCGGGTCATCTTTGAACCGCCCCGCGAACTCCTTCCACCAGGCTTCATCCGCTTTCAGCAGCTCCTCATCCGCAAACCGGTCGCCCTTTCGCCAGTCGGGTGTTCCCTCCCAGTGGTCCGGCCCCGTCGGCATCACGTAAATGCCCAGTTGCCGGCACATGTCCAGCAGTCTGCGGAACTTGGGCAGCCCCTCGGGATAAACCTGCCCTGGCTCGCGGTGGAATGACTCGTAGGTCAGAAAAACCCGGATGGCGTTGAAACCCCGATCATGCAGCATCGCCAGGTGCTGCCGGACACGCCTTTCATCGAACTTCTGCCACAGTCTGGGGGCCCACCCGGTCTGGTGATCGAAGTAGTTGACGCCGACCATCACGACCGGCTCAGCGCTGCCACGCTCCCTGAAGGCGGTCGTCCGGCCTGGATCAACTTCGATGAAAGGCATTTCCGCAACCGCCACTGGGCCGGCGGGGAGGGTCAACCCCACCAAAGCGACCATGGCAGCAAGATATGACTTCATGGATCGCCTCCTCTCGCGTCCGAAGGAAACGCTCATATCCGGTGGACAAGCAACGGACGCACATTGTCAATGAAGGATTCCCAAATGGCCAGAGCCTGGCGACCGACAATCCGGTTTTTCAGTTGAACACAGCATCCGTATCGGGTACGATTTGGGTCGGCGCGGCGGTGGATGCCCAAATCGATCCACTCAAGGAGTCGACAACTCATGCTCGTTCTGACACGCCTCCCCAACGAGGCCATCCTGATCGGCGATGACATCGAGATCACGGTCCTGGCGATCAGCGGGAACTCGGTCCGGCTGCGGGTCAGCTGTCCGCGTATGGATCCGCCCGTTTGCGAGGAGACCCTGCGATTCGATAATCTCTTGAGCATCAGTGGAAAGGTGGAAGTACGCGTGGTTTCCATTCGCCAGGAGGGTGGTCGGGTGCGACTCGGCGTGAAAGCGCCGAGGAACATTCCGATCGCACGAGAAGAGGTTAAGGAGCAGTCCTCGAAGAGCCAAGTCGGTTCGTAACCGACCTGGACGTCATTCCAGCAGTTCGTAATAGCAGCTGCGTTTTTTCGGCTGCCAGCCCGCATCGGCGATCAGACGCCGGATCTCGGCCTCGTTCAGTTGATAGGTCGTGCCGGCGGCCGAGACGACGTTTTCTTCCATCATCACCGATCCCATGTCATTGGCCCCGAAGAACAGGGCCAGTTGCCCGATCTTTGGGCCCTGGGTGACCCAACTGGCCTGAAGATTTGGGATATTGTCGAGAAACAGTCGGGCGATCGACAGAGTCTTGAGGTACTCATGTGCACCGGCCAGAACCAGGTGTTCCCCGTCGGGCGGGCTCGCCACGACGGAGCGCGTCGTAGCCGGGTCGGTGCAATCGGCGGGTCTCATGGGGAATTGTCGAGCCAGAGCCGTCCCGACCGGCTGAAATGTCCAGCAGATGAAAGCCGTGAAGCCGCCGGTTTCATCCTGCAGGTCGCGGACGCGCCGCAGGTGCTCGATTCGCTCGGCAATGGTCTCGATATGCCCGAACATCATGGTGATGGTCGTACGCATGCCGAGCAAGTGTGCCTGACGCATCACTTCGAGATACTCGTCCGTTCTCGTCTTGCCGCGACTGATGCGCTCCCGCACGCGATCAACCAGAATTTCCGCCCCGCCGCCGGGAATGGTGTCCAGGCCGGCCTCGCGCAGCCTCAGCAGCACATCGCGGATTGACATGTCAAAGACGCGCGAAAAATGAAAGACCTCCGGCGGACTGAAAGCGTGAATGTGAATCTTCGGAAAACTCCCGCGAATGAATCGCAGGAGATCCAGGTACCAGTTAAAGCTCAACAGATCCGGCGGGGCCAAGCCCCCTTGAAGGAGAATCTGAGTGCCGCCGATGTCGACCAGCTCCTGTATCTTGCGGCCGATCTGGTCGAAGCTGAGGACGTAGCCCGCGGGTGAACCCTCTGCGACAGCCTGGTCTTGTGGAGGGGCCTTGAAATTGCAGAACAGGCACTGGGCCGTGCACCAGTTGGAGTAGTTGATGTTGCGATCGACGACGTAGGTTCGATACGGTTCCGGGTGCAACCGGCAGGTCTCGGCGTGGGCGCGCCGTCCCAGCTCATGGATCGAGAGGTCGGCGTACATCGCCAAGGCATCGGCCTGGCTCAGGCGAGAGGAAGAGGCTTTGCTCGCAACAGCCGAGGTCATTTCACCAACGCTCCGGGCTGTGGGATCAGCCCTTCTGCCCTGGCCAATTCGAGGAACTTGTTCATGCCTGCCTCGGCGGCCGGGGTGATGGTGTATTTCATGAGCCGGGTCAGATAGTCCCTGGCCAAGTCCACAGGCCAGCCCAGGGCCGGGCCGTACTCGGCAGCCAGTTCCGCCGCCCGGGCCACGCCCCGATCGCGGGCCTGACTCAGCAACCGGGCCAGATGCGTCGTCTCCCGGTCAACCGGTGCCGCCCAAGCCGCGAATACGAACGGTAAACCTGTCCAGGCCCGCCAGGCACCGCCCAAATCGACCCGGTACGGGAAGCTGCCAACCTCCGCCCCGACGACCTTGTCTCCGATCAGCAGGACCGACTCGCAGTTTTCAAGGCTGGTTCCGGGCTTGAGCGGAACCACGGCCAATGGTCTTCGGTGAAACCCTTTCCACACCAGCCGCGCCAGCATCACCGAGGTGTGGGAATGCGTATCGGCATGGAGGGTGGTCATGTCCTCCGGCGGCACCCGCGAGAACACCTGGACGGTAAGGGTATCGCCGTTGCTGCCAATGCCCGCATCCGAGATGCGTTTCCATCGCCCGGCCGACCGGCCAATATCGATGACCGGCACGAGTGCGGCGTCGACACGGCCGGCCTGCAGCATCCCGGCCAGCTCTGCGGGGACCGCAAGCTCCAGCCGTATCCCCGACTCATCGCCGAGCCCCTCGATCAACGGCTTGGTGTTGAGGAAGGAAACGGCCCCGAGACGGTAGTCTGTCTGTTGAGGTTTCATAGGCCACGGATTATACCGTCGTCGCTCGGATCGGCACATGCCGGCCAGGATGTCACCGGGGAGACTGCGGCACCCTGTCTAAGATGGGCAACCTCCGAGAATGCGTACGAAAACCGACCGAGCCAGTCTGTGGGACAGTGCCGAGGACGCCATGGCGACCGAGACCTGCCAATTCTGCCGCCATGACCGGCAGGTCTCCGCCACTTTCGGTAGCTCCGACCATGCCCTACCGTTTTCACACACATCCTGACAGAACGGGGCACGCCGTAGGGGCTGGCGCCACGTTGCCGAGAACTGACAGAACAATTTCAAGTTGGTACACTGCCACCATCGCCGCAAGCCGGCGGGACAGGATGGCAATGATGACCCATTCGAGCAAGGTATGGCACGGCGTCATGTTAGCGGGCTTGCTGGCCGGCCTGGCCGGATGCTCGTCGCAGTCGACGCGGATCCACCTGACCACCTACGACGAGACCGGCCGCGAGCAGCACCACTACGCCGACTTCAACCGGGTGGCGTTCCTGATCAACCCAAGCGGGCTGCTTGAACTGGGAATGCGCGTCGAACAACCCAGCAAACTGGATCCCACCCAGACGATCACGCAGCTCGTGCATATCAAAGAGGTGTGGAAACCGGTGCCGGGACGCACCGCAGTCGAGCGAACGCAGATCAATGTGCAGGTCCGGTACGGGATTCTGACGCCGCCGACCGGCGTGCGCTATGACGGGGCCGGGTTCCTATATGCCAGATTCAAGGAGGGCTCAACGACCATCAGCGGCGAAATCGAGTCCGGTCGGCTGGCCCCGAGCTACCGCATGGCGGATGCCATGCTGCCCTTCGGCGTCGCCCGCATCTCCGGGCCCTTCCGAGCGGTGAAGAACCCCGGCGAAGTCATCGAGATTGCCCGGCAGCTTGATTTGCTGTTCAGCAAGCAGACGGAGCGGTAGGTGTCATGAACGCTGATCCCCATTTCGCCGTGCCCAAAGGATGGAGCATCAATCGCCTTCAGGACCAGATGGGTCGTCGCTCCCCCACCTTGAAAAAGGTGGGACACCCGCATGGCCGCGCAAGCACGCCGTGTTCATGCCTCCCAGCGCAGTGAACTTGACTGTAGTAGCTCGTGGTGCAAATGAAGGGCAGTCCCTCACGATGTTGGTAAGACTTTCTTGCGTTTTCCGGCATCGAGAGCCGAGGTCAGCCGTTTTTATCGCTACTCGGCCCAGCAAGACGCTGCGAACTTATCGCGGGATGGCAACCCTGGCACGGGGTGGGCCGAGAAAGGATTCTTGGCCCAGCGACGTCTTGGATCCACCATGGCTGAGCGGTCAGATTTGAGATTGGCGGATTTCGGATCTCAGATCGGTCTGCGAGCGCGGACCCCAAAAGCCAACAGCCGAGATCTGAAAGCTGAGAGCTTCTGACCTCATCTCTGCAACTTCTGCAGCCGCTCGATGATCCCGGGCATCAGGTCCAGCACTTGGTCGATTTCCGCTTCGGTGGTAAACCGCGACAGGCTGAACCGAATCGCGCCGTGGACCACCCGGCGGTCAATACCCATGGCGGTCAGCACGTGCGACGGCTCCAGCGAGCCGCTGCTGCACGCTGAGCCGCTGGAGGCGCACACGCCGTGATTGCTCAGCAGCATCAGGATGGCTTCGGCCTGCAGGGCCTCAAAGCCGATGTTGGTTGTGTTGGGGATACGGCCGACCCGGTCGCCGTTGACTCTCGCGATGCTGACCCGCGAGCAGATGCCTTCTTCAAGCCGGTCTCGAAGGGTTGCCACGCGTGCGGAATCGGCATCCAGGTGCCTCATCGCCAATTCAAGGGCCCGGCCCGCACCGACAATCCCCGCCACGTTCTCGGTACCCGCCCGCAGATCGCGCTCCTGATGCCCACCGAGCACTTGCGGCCGCAGTCGCGCGCCCCTTCGCAGGTAAAGAATTCCTACGCCTTTGGGGCCGTGAAACTTATGCGCCGACGCGGTCAGCAGATCAACCGGCACATCGACCAGGTTCAACGGCGAATGCCCGGACGCATCGCGGATTCTGCCTGTCGTCTGGACTGCGTCCACGTGCAACGGAATGTCTTTCGCTGACGTCAGAGCAGCGATTCTCTCTATCGGGAAGATCACCCCCGTCTCGTTGTTGGCGTGCATGATGCTGACCAAGGCTGTCTGATCGCTCAGCGAAGCCTCCAATTCGCCGAGGTCGAGGTGCCCGAGCGAGTCGACACCCAGATACGTGACACGGTAACCCTCTCGTTCGAGCTGCTGCATGGGTCGCAGCACCGAATCATGCTCGACGGCCGTGGTCGCGACATGCCGTTTCTCGGGCCTGGCCGCGAGGACTCCGCGGATCGCCAGATTATTAGACTCGGTGCCGCTACCGGTGAAAATGATCTGCCGGTCGCGAACACCCATTGCCGCGGCGACCTGCTCGCGGGCAACCTCGACGGCATGACGGGCCTGCTGGCCGAAATGATGGACACTCGATGGATTCGCGTAGCGCTCGCCCAGCCATGGGAGCATCGCCTCCAACACCTCCGGGGCGATCCGGGTGGTTGCGTTGTTGTCGAGATAAATGACGGACATGTCGCGGTCCTGACGGGCGGCGGATAAGCTCTATGCGGTCTCCTCGTCCGGTGGGGGCATCGGGCCGGGCGTCAGGGTGCCATCGTCGGCTACCTGGAGCTTTTGGACCTTGAGTTCGGCCTCGGCTAGTACCGCCCGGCAGTATCGCAAGAGCTTGACGCCTTTCTCGTACTCGACAATCGAGTCTTCCAGGCCGATCTTGCCCTGCTCGATAGCCTTGGCGATGGACTCAAGTTGCGAGTATGCCTGCTCAAACGTCAGTTGCTCTTTCTGCTCGCCCTTCTTTTCTGGTTCGCTGGCGCTGGGCATTGGCTTGTATCCCCTGATTAGTGTCCGAATCCACCGGCCAATTGTACGCGATCCGGGCGGGCTTGGCCATGGACACCGGCGTCCCGTCTCGACACAATTCACCACGGCCGGAGGCATCCGGTGCCGGGGCAGCCGGCCGGCGGTTTCTGCGGAGAGTTGCCCATCATGATAGCAGCAACAGCAGTAATGATTCTCTTTGCGGGAGAGAATCTCGACAAGTGGATCACGTTGTCTGGGCGGTGGGAAGTGCGCGAGGGCGTGATGACCTGCGTGGCGGCGCCGTCGATGATACGCTCCGGCTATGAGTCTGATGAATTCATCCTCCATTTTCAGTACCGGCGGGCGTCTGGGGGAGACAACCGCCTTGCCATCCACTCGAAGCTGACCACCGGAGGCACTCTGTTGCGGCTGACCTCGTCGGGGGTGTTCCCGGTGGCTTCGTCTTTGGCCAGCGGGCCCACCTACGCCGACGATACCTGGATCGACGCCGTCATGGAGGTGGTCAGAGGGCAAATGTGGATCACGTGCAGAGCGGCGGATGAACGCGACTCGCCCGGCAAGGCGGG
Proteins encoded:
- a CDS encoding exo-alpha-sialidase; the encoded protein is MTRLRYTIDCIGTSIMAACMAFGTADPRNIRNGSVIPDEGYCDQPYMVITKDGNWLCTFTTGKGIEGQLGQHVVASISTDKGKTWSDPPIDIEPADGPEASWVMPLVTPSGRVYAFYAYNGDRIDTLGDKRGIRADMLGWYVYKYSDDNGRTWSDKRYRLPVRVTACDRTNDWQGKVQIMWGIGKPVVVGPSVFFGFTKLGRYMLDEGEGWFFRSDNILTEPDVEKIEWQMLPEGEHGIRAPEFGSVQEEHNLVGLSDGSLYCIYRTTTGYPCHVYSRDGGKTWTRPEHAVYTPGGRRIKNPRACPRLWQAKNGKYLLWYHNHSGKDFNDRNPAWVTGGVEKDGRIYWSQPEILLWDPDPKIRMSYPDLIEQDGRCWVTETQKEIARVHEVDPSLFEGLWDQGRAAEVTRRGLVLEQAPVMPGSDAGRVQLPNLVEGEGFTIDMWIRFNELEFDQVILSGQNEEGSGLRLLVTKTGTIGLELSDGKELRSVWDTDTRVIKADRLHHIVAIVEGGPKIIMFVVDGVLCDGGEDRQFGWGRFDAGLTDLGGTLPLHVPSSLKGAVKSLRIYARPLRVSEAVSNYRAGLR
- a CDS encoding cellulase family glycosylhydrolase; this encodes MKSYLAAMVALVGLTLPAGPVAVAEMPFIEVDPGRTTAFRERGSAEPVVMVGVNYFDHQTGWAPRLWQKFDERRVRQHLAMLHDRGFNAIRVFLTYESFHREPGQVYPEGLPKFRRLLDMCRQLGIYVMPTGPDHWEGTPDWRKGDRFADEELLKADEAWWKEFAGRFKDDPVLWAYDLYNEPMIGWDSPAMKAQWNDWLRREYGAVDRIATAWNRPAELVGTLGEIPVPPPRAARNDGRLYDFQRFREFVGDEWARRMAAAIRSVDQNHLITVGHIQWVAPIMIGDVRHYAGFNPRSNAQYVDFTTVHFYPLDQPRPCDSPEGLAVNRVYLEAVLYQCSVGKPLVIGEFNWYGGNSEAHQGWNLPPKPAEHQVEWCQTLLDVSRGRACGWLNWAFADTPGSRDITRWSGLWTEDLKLKPWGKVFGQFARDTSRHPQQPREFPKWLTGSEFDHRSLVTDPEAGHALRRALRAAATRPD
- a CDS encoding carbon storage regulator, translated to MLVLTRLPNEAILIGDDIEITVLAISGNSVRLRVSCPRMDPPVCEETLRFDNLLSISGKVEVRVVSIRQEGGRVRLGVKAPRNIPIAREEVKEQSSKSQVGS
- a CDS encoding radical SAM protein — translated: MTSAVASKASSSRLSQADALAMYADLSIHELGRRAHAETCRLHPEPYRTYVVDRNINYSNWCTAQCLFCNFKAPPQDQAVAEGSPAGYVLSFDQIGRKIQELVDIGGTQILLQGGLAPPDLLSFNWYLDLLRFIRGSFPKIHIHAFSPPEVFHFSRVFDMSIRDVLLRLREAGLDTIPGGGAEILVDRVRERISRGKTRTDEYLEVMRQAHLLGMRTTITMMFGHIETIAERIEHLRRVRDLQDETGGFTAFICWTFQPVGTALARQFPMRPADCTDPATTRSVVASPPDGEHLVLAGAHEYLKTLSIARLFLDNIPNLQASWVTQGPKIGQLALFFGANDMGSVMMEENVVSAAGTTYQLNEAEIRRLIADAGWQPKKRSCYYELLE
- a CDS encoding menaquinone biosynthesis protein, which codes for MKPQQTDYRLGAVSFLNTKPLIEGLGDESGIRLELAVPAELAGMLQAGRVDAALVPVIDIGRSAGRWKRISDAGIGSNGDTLTVQVFSRVPPEDMTTLHADTHSHTSVMLARLVWKGFHRRPLAVVPLKPGTSLENCESVLLIGDKVVGAEVGSFPYRVDLGGAWRAWTGLPFVFAAWAAPVDRETTHLARLLSQARDRGVARAAELAAEYGPALGWPVDLARDYLTRLMKYTITPAAEAGMNKFLELARAEGLIPQPGALVK
- the nifS gene encoding cysteine desulfurase NifS, which encodes MSVIYLDNNATTRIAPEVLEAMLPWLGERYANPSSVHHFGQQARHAVEVAREQVAAAMGVRDRQIIFTGSGTESNNLAIRGVLAARPEKRHVATTAVEHDSVLRPMQQLEREGYRVTYLGVDSLGHLDLGELEASLSDQTALVSIMHANNETGVIFPIERIAALTSAKDIPLHVDAVQTTGRIRDASGHSPLNLVDVPVDLLTASAHKFHGPKGVGILYLRRGARLRPQVLGGHQERDLRAGTENVAGIVGAGRALELAMRHLDADSARVATLRDRLEEGICSRVSIARVNGDRVGRIPNTTNIGFEALQAEAILMLLSNHGVCASSGSACSSGSLEPSHVLTAMGIDRRVVHGAIRFSLSRFTTEAEIDQVLDLMPGIIERLQKLQR
- the xseB gene encoding exodeoxyribonuclease VII small subunit, which gives rise to MPSASEPEKKGEQKEQLTFEQAYSQLESIAKAIEQGKIGLEDSIVEYEKGVKLLRYCRAVLAEAELKVQKLQVADDGTLTPGPMPPPDEETA